The Manis javanica isolate MJ-LG chromosome 6, MJ_LKY, whole genome shotgun sequence genome contains a region encoding:
- the KCNJ1 gene encoding ATP-sensitive inward rectifier potassium channel 1: MFKHLRKWFFTHFFGQSRQRARLVSKDGRCNIEFGNVEAQSRFIFFLDIWTTVLDLKWRYKMTIFITAFLGSWFLFGLLWYVVAYIHKDLPEFHPSVNHTPCVENINGLTSAFLFSLETQVTIGYGFRCVTEQCGTAIFLLIFQSILGVIINSFMCGAILAKISRSKKRAKTITFSKNAVISKRGGKLCLLIRVANLRKSLLIGSHIYGKLLKTTVTPEGETIILDQININFVVDAGNENLFFISPLTIYHVIDHNSPFFHMAAETLPQQDFELVVFLDGTVESTSATCQVRTSYVPEEVLWGYRFAPIVSKTKEGKYRVDFHNFSKTVEVETPHCAMCLYNEKDARVRMKRGYENPNFILSEVNETDDTKM, translated from the coding sequence ATGTTCAAGCATCTTAGGAAATggtttttcactcatttttttggACAGTCTCGGCAAAGAGCAAGGCTGGTCTCCAAAGATGGAAGGTGCAACATAGAGTTTGGCAATGTGGAGGCACAGTCAAGATTTATATTCTTCTTGGACATCTGGACGACGGTGCTTGACCTCAAATGGAGATACAAAATGACTATCTTCATTACAGCTTTCTTGGGGAGCTGGTTCCTCTTTGGTCTCCTGTGGTATGTGGTCGCCTACATTCACAAAGATCTCCCTGAGTTCCACCCTTCTGTCAACCACACCCCTTGTGTGGAGAACATTAATGGCTTGACCTccgcttttctgttttctctggaaaCACAAGTGACCATTGGCTATGGATTCAGGTGTGTGACTGAACAGTGTGGCACCGCCATTTTCCTGCTTATCTTCCAGTCTATCCTCGGGGTCATCATCAATTCTTTCATGTGTGGTGCCATCTTAGCCAAGATCTCCAGATCCAAAAAACGTGCCAAGACCATTACATTCAGCAAGAATGCAGTGATCAGTAAGCGAGGTGGGAAGCTTTGCCTCCTAATCCGAGTAGCTAATCTGAGGAAAAGCCTCCTTATTGGGAGTCACATATATGGAAAGCTTCTGAAGACCACAGTCACTCCTGAAGGAGAGACGATTATTTTGGACCAGATCAATATCAACTTTGTTGTGGATGCAGGGAATGAAAATTTATTCTTCATCTCTCCCCTGACAATTTACCATGTCATTGATCACAATAGCCCCTTCTTCCACATGGCAGCAGAGACCCTTCCCCAGCAAGACTTTGAATTAGTGGTGTTTTTAGATGGCACGGTGGAATCAACCAGTGCTACCTGCCAAGTCCGGACATCCTATGTCCCAGAGGAGGTGCTTTGGGGCTACCGTTTTGCTCCCATCGTGTCTAAGACCAAAGAAGGGAAATATCGAGTGGATTTCCATAACTTTAGCAAGACAGTGGAAGTGGAGACCCCTCACTGTGCCATGTGCCTTTATAATGAGAAAGATGCTAGAGTCAGGATGAAGAGAGGCTACGAGAACCCCAACTTCATCTTATCAGAAGTCAACGAAACAGATGACACCAAAATGTAA